The nucleotide window GTTTGTGGACAAAACCGTAGAAGCAGCCAGTTATCCTCATCAGGACTATCACAAGGCTTATACCTGTGAGATTGTGGCGGCCTATCAAAAAGAAGCTTAAATTGATTGAACCGAGTGTTTAAAGCAAAAACGGCAGCGATTTTGGAAAGTCCATGCTTTCCAGGTTCTGCCGTTTTTCTTCTGTTTCGTCGTAAAAATATGCATGGGCGCAGATTTTAAGTCATTAAAATATGCATGCTTGCATATTTTTACGTTCAGTTTTATACTTATAACAGGAACTCAAACTATTTCACTTATTCAGGAAGGAGGTTCAGATATGTTAAGAAGAAAAATCCACCAACAGTTACTGGACTGGAAAGTGAAAAAAAAGAAAAAGAGTTTAATTATCAGCGGTGCTAGGCAAGTGGGAAAAACGTTTATTATCCGTGAATTCTCAAAAGAATATGGGTCTTTTATTGAACTCAATTTCCTTGAAAATCCCTCATTGATATCGGTCTTTTCCGGTGATTTAGATGTTGAAACATTGTTGACGAATCTATCGTTTTATTTTAAAAAATCAGCATTTATCCCAGGGGGTACGCTCATTCTTTTTGATGAGGCTCAAGAATGCCCGCAAGCGATAACTTCCTTAAAATTTTGGACATCAGACGGTAGATTTGATGTTATCGCAACCGGATCCGCTTTGGGCATGAATTACAACATTCCAACTTCCTATCCGGTAGGCTATGTTGAATATTTAGATATGTATTCCCTGGACTTTGAAGAATTCCTATGGGCGAACCAGATCAGTGACCAACAAATTGATCTTCTGAAGTATCATTTCACTGAAAGAAAAAAAGTCCCTGTGTTCCTGCATGAAAAAATGATGGATTACCTGCGGCTTTACATGGTCATTGGCGGAATGCCGGAAGTTGTGGATACCTACATTCAAACCCATGATTTATCAGAGGCGGATGCTCGGCAGCGAACAATTTATCGTGATTATCTCTATGACATTGCCCGTTTTGCCCAATCCGATATCAAAATCAAAGCCGAAAATTGTTACAAATCCATCCCTTTACAGCTTTCAAAAGAAAACCATAAATTCCAGTATAAAATCGTTGAACATAAAGGAACAGCCAGAAAATTTGAATCCAGTCTTGACTGGTTGGAAAACGCTCATTTTATTAAATCGGTTTACAATGTATCCAGTCTTTCCTACCCTTTGGAAGCCTTTACGATCCAGGATAACTTTCGCTTGTATCCCACCGATATTGGATTATTGATTTGTTATTATGATTTTGCCCTTAAAAAAGCCATTTTAGAAGATAAAACGATCAGCGATTTACCGCAGAGTCTCATCCTAAAAACGGCAAAAGGCGGATTATATGAAGCGCTGGCAGCCGATTTTCTAATTAAACGGGGCTATCAGCATATTTTTTTCTATAAACCGGTCAACAGTACGTTGGAGATCGAGTTCTTAATTACCAATCAAGATGGCATAATCCCGATTGAAATTAAAGCGGGAAGAAGCAAAACAAATTCATTAGATATTCTATTGAATCAGGCTTCCATTCCTTTCGGATATAAAATGGCGGATCAGAATATCGGCGTCAGTGAAAAGAAAATTACGTTGCCGCTATACATGTTGATGTTTTTGTAAACAGGAAGCCCTTGTGCTTCCTGTTTTAGTGTTTGGCTAACAATGCCATTGTATTTTAACGGGATGGGGTTCATCCTGGATAGCCTGAGCGGAAAGCGAGGCATGGGCCTGCCGCCAGAACTGACGGGTTAAAGCGTCTGTTTCCTCAGACGAGAAATTCAGGCTCTGATCATAAATCCAAGCCGCCGCGGCATAAAACAAGAAACCTAACGCGTTCGTCGGGGTGGTCAGCGTTCCGCATGCCGCAGCGATTGCCCGAGCCGCGGCTTGGGCGATCGGATCTTCTGTCTCCTTGGCAATCTGATTGGCTTCTTTAATCAGCGGCTTCATTGTTTTCCCCGGTAAGCTCTGCAGGGCGGTCTTTAGACAGGCGTCCAAAATCACACAAAGACGTTGGCAGTCCGCTGCCTTTTTACAATAAATCCCCGCAATCCTTTCCTGAACAAATTCCAGCGCCCAACAGGCCAATGTGGCTTCGCTCTGGGTTTCAATTAGCCGCATCATCGCAGTACATTCCGGCGAATGGATATCGCCCAACATTTTTCTTAACTTCGCCATTGTTTTTCTCCTGTTTAATTAAATCAATATGCCTTCACAATGATCCAGCTCTGCATGTGTCAACTTTTTGAACATTAGAATTCTAGGCTATTCTCATTCAACAAAAAGTATTTCATTCCCATAATCACAAATCCTTCATCATTATGCCATGGTTTCTTTGTCCCATTCACAATGACAATTTTTTTAAAAGAATCAGGTATATTACGCAACGAATTAAACTCTTGAATTTGTTTTTCTTTAGAGGCCATGTCATATACAACTTGAATATAGTATCTCTGATTACCTTGATTTACTACAAAATCAACCTCTAATTGTTTATGGATGCGTTTTCCTTCTTTGTTATTATCAAAAATTTCGACAACCCCCACATCAACATTGTATCCTCTAATCAGCAATTCATTATAAACAATATTCTCCATAATATGAGTAGGTTCCTGCTGTCTAAAATTAAGTCTGGCATTTCGTAATCCCAAATCAGTAAAATAATATTTCAGATTAGCGCCAATATACTTTCTTCCTTTGATATCATACCGGTTGGCTTTAGAAATCAAAAATGCTTCTGTCAAATGATCGATATGATTGGAAATCGTTTTGTTTGTGTATGTCATCTGCCGTTCGCTAGCAAAAGTATTTGCAATTTTAGATGGATTTGTTGGAGCACCAATTGCAGAAGCAAGTATATCAACAAGAACACCAATCTCATCTACACTTTGAATTTTATTTCTTTCAATAACATCTTTTAAATAAACATTAGAAAAAATATTCTTTAGATATTCTGCTTTCTGTTGCTCACTAGGAAAACTCATAATCTGCGGCAATCCACCAAAAATCATATAATCATCCCAAGCATCATCATAATCCCCATCATAAGCAGAATAAAACTCTGCAAAAGAAAGGGGATAAATCTTAATTTCATCACCTCTACCACGGAATTCCGTTACAATATCACTGGATAGAAATTTGGAGTTACTGCCTGTAACGTACACATCAACATTACTCATACGAAGCAGACTATTTAATACTTCCTCAAATCGTGGCATAAATTGAACTTCATCTAAAAGAAGATAATACTTATCATCATCTTTCATAGAATCTTTTATATACTTAAAGCACACCTTTGGATCTCTTAACTCTTCATTTTCGATACCATCCAATGCAATCTCAATGATGTGATCTGTATCAACGCCATTCTCCAACAAGTATCTCTTAAAAATGGTAAATAGTAAAAAAGACTTACCACATCTGCGAATACCAGTAATCACCTTTATCATTCCATTATCTTTTCGTTCAATCAGCTTATTTAGATATAACTCTCTTTTAATCTCCACTACATCATTCCTCATTTCTGTGCATTTGCACTTTTTTTAGTAATGCTATTTTACCATAAAACATTCTTAGCATCTATATCCATTCCTATTTTTTTGTGCATCTGCACGATTTTATGTAATGCCTCAAAAGAGTTATATAATAATCCCCTCCAGATGATCCAGCTCATGCTGAATGATCTGAGCCGGGAAGCCGCTGAATGTGCGCTGCTTCTGCCTTCCCTGTTCATCCTGATACTGCAGCTGGATCTTTTCAAATCGCTGAGCTTGACGCACGCCCTTTAACGATAAGCAGCCTTCCTCAGCCGTGTATTTTTTTCCGCTTGTTTTAATAAGCTGGGGATTGATCATCACCACCGGCTGTCCCTCAAGCAATATCGCGATCACCCGTACCGGACGGCCGATCATATTGGCCGCCATCCCCACGCAGTGATCGGCATGAGCCATTAACGTATCCCGCAAATCCCGCGCTATATTGAAATCCTGCTCTTGCGCCGGACGGCTGATCCGGCTTAACAAAATCGGATCGGTAACAATCTCACAGATCATAAAATCAATTTCCTTTCTTTAATCCATCTCACTTCAGCCGCGTGCCGGCTTTTTTATATTCCGCTTCAAGAGGATGCTGTGCTTCTCGGCCGCTTGCTGAAACAAATCGACGGCCAGTTTTGCTTTTTCCTGAACCGAAGTCAGCGACGCATTGGCCAACTGACTCATACAGACCTGCAGATCCGCCAGCGGCAGCAGCGTAACCGCCAGACAGTAAAAGCTTTTGCGGCGGCCATCATTATAATGTTCCAGCAGGTCTTCCAAAATTGTCCGTTTCTTCTCCATCTGTTCTTCAAACGCTGATGCGCCGAGCTGTTTCAGCTCATCCAGATCTTTCAGCCGGTGACGGCAGGTCACAAAGGAAACCGTATCTTCGGTACAGGCCATCTTCTCACATGGATAATTTTGACATTGACAACAGTATTCCAGATTGCCCTGTTCTTCGGCGCATTTTAACAAGCCGCACCTCGACTTTCCCGGTGCTCCGCAGCCTGGACAATGTCCGCCCAGATACAGCGTGCAGCAGCCGCAGACCAGACCGCACAGAGAGAACATCGGATACTTCCGTTCTTTCCCTTTCATGTCTTGTTCTCCTTTCATCGCAGTTTCCATTGGTATCTGCGCATATCTACACAGCCGTTGGGCTTAAATTCAACCCCTTCCGCCTCTAACAAAGAACGCTGCTGATCCCAATCCGGTGCGGTTCGCCCCTGACTGTTGACAACGCGGTGACAGGGAAAGTCACCGTAGAAGTGGGAATGGGAACAGGCTTTGCCGACATGCCGGGCATGCTTGGGATAGCCGGCAAGCTCAGCGATCTGACTGTAGCTGGCCACCTGACCGTAAGGGATCTCGCTGATCACCGCTAAAACTAACGCGTCAAAATCTTCATTCATCGTCATGCTCCCTCCCCGTTTGGCGAATGAGCTGCTTCCAACAGCGAATCGCCTCTGATTCAAATTTGTCGCGATGTAAGATCATCCAGTTCTGATTCTCCAGCTCAATGCCTTCAATTTGGACTTCCACAAGCTTTCCTGTCTGCAGCGGCTTCTGCACCATCTCCTCGGGAAGCAGGGCAATTCCCAACCCGGCTAAGGCTGCCTGCTTCAAAGCCTGCGAATTGACGCTTTCCCAAGTCGGTTTGATTTGAAGCTGATGCAGCCGCAGCGCGCTGTCCAGACTGTCGCGGATCGCGCTGCCCGGCTCACGCAAAAGCCAGTTCTGCGCTTGCAGCTGATCTAAACTCAGCGTCTTGAGCTTTGCGGCAGGCAGATCATGACGACACACAAAGCTCAGACGATAGCGTGAAAACGGCAGCTTGAAGAGGCTGTCTTCTTCGCATACCCCTTCGGTAAAACCGATATCTACTTCGTTGGCCAGCACTTTTCTGATGATTTCGGAAGCTCGGTCAACCTGAACCTGAACCGGCGTCTGCGGACACAACGTGCGGAATTGCTGAATCAGAGAAGGCAGCCACATGTTGGCAATCGTGATGCTGGACCCGATCCGCAGCAACGCCTGTTTCTCAATCCCAGCCGTACTTTGTTCCAGATCCTCAATCGCTTCCAAAACCTGAACAATCTTATGATACAGCTGCATTCCGCGCTCGTTCACTGTACAGCGCCGCCCAATCCGATCCAGCAGCGTATAGCCCAGCTGTTCCTCCAGTTCCACGACGACATGCGATACCGCCGGCTGACTCATATACAGCGCCTTGGCCGCGCGGGTAATGCCGCCCTGTTCCACAATTATCCGAAAGACCTTCATCTGCCGAATTGTCATCCCGCTTCCTCCTTTTCCGCCGAGTTATTTCAGTCTGGCCATGCTTTCTTCTATCATAACTAAATAGTAATGCAAAAGATAGATTATTGCAATTTTACTTCTGACTTTATTTTGCGGATAATCAATAAGGAAGGAGAATTCTCATGCATTCATGGAAAACAGTTTTTTGGCTTTTTGGAGTTAATTTCTATATCAGTATGTTTACCTTTGGCGGCGGATACATTGTCATTCCGATGATCCGCAAAATTTTTGTTCAGCAGAAACAGCTCTTCACCGAAGCTGAGCTGTTGGAAATGGCAGCGATCGCACAGTCCTCCCCCGGAGCTATTGCCGTGAATCTGTCGGTTTTGGCCGGACGGAGAACGTACGGCCTTGCCGGAGCCTGGATCAGTGCCCTGGGAGCCGTTCTGCCTTCGTTTCTTATTCTCGCGCTGATTTCCTCCTGTTATGATGCGTTTCGCACACAGCCGCTGATCAACGCTTGTCTTAAAGGCATGGAAGCCGGCGTCGCGGCGTTAATCGTTGAGCTGGTCGCCGATATGAGCGCAGCGATTTTCAGACAGAAGCAGAAGCTGCCGCGTGTGATCCTGCCGGTTACCTTTCTGTGTGCTTTCGTCTTAGAAATTCCGGCGATGACGCTGCTTTTATTCTGGTGCTGCGTTTCCCTTGGCCTCAGCATCATCCGCCATTGGAAAGGAGACCTTATATGAGTTTAATTCTGGACTTGTTTCTTACTTTTTTAAAGATCGGATTGTTCAGCATCGGCGGGGGATATGCGACACTGCCCTTGATCCAGCAGCAGGCCGTTGTTGTCCATCCATGGCTGACACTGCAGGAATTTACCGACATCATCACAATCTCACAGATGACGCCCGGACCGCTGGCCGTCAACACCTCGACGTTTGTCGGGATGCGCTTAGCCGGAATGGCGGGAGCCGCTGCGGCAACCGGAGGCTGCGTCCTGTGCGGAATTGGAATCAGCTTAGCTTTGCAGCACTTTTTCCGCCGCAACCAAAATCAGCGGGCAGTGCTGCAGCTGTTGGAAACGCTAAAATCCGCTTCCGTCGGGCTGATCGCCGCTTCCGCCGCCACGATCATCATGATCGCGTTGTTCGGCGTTTCCTCTTGGAAACAAAC belongs to Holdemania massiliensis and includes:
- a CDS encoding ATP-binding protein, whose amino-acid sequence is MGADFKSLKYACLHIFTFSFILITGTQTISLIQEGGSDMLRRKIHQQLLDWKVKKKKKSLIISGARQVGKTFIIREFSKEYGSFIELNFLENPSLISVFSGDLDVETLLTNLSFYFKKSAFIPGGTLILFDEAQECPQAITSLKFWTSDGRFDVIATGSALGMNYNIPTSYPVGYVEYLDMYSLDFEEFLWANQISDQQIDLLKYHFTERKKVPVFLHEKMMDYLRLYMVIGGMPEVVDTYIQTHDLSEADARQRTIYRDYLYDIARFAQSDIKIKAENCYKSIPLQLSKENHKFQYKIVEHKGTARKFESSLDWLENAHFIKSVYNVSSLSYPLEAFTIQDNFRLYPTDIGLLICYYDFALKKAILEDKTISDLPQSLILKTAKGGLYEALAADFLIKRGYQHIFFYKPVNSTLEIEFLITNQDGIIPIEIKAGRSKTNSLDILLNQASIPFGYKMADQNIGVSEKKITLPLYMLMFL
- a CDS encoding putative immunity protein — its product is MAKLRKMLGDIHSPECTAMMRLIETQSEATLACWALEFVQERIAGIYCKKAADCQRLCVILDACLKTALQSLPGKTMKPLIKEANQIAKETEDPIAQAAARAIAAACGTLTTPTNALGFLFYAAAAWIYDQSLNFSSEETDALTRQFWRQAHASLSAQAIQDEPHPVKIQWHC
- a CDS encoding ATP-binding protein; protein product: MEIKRELYLNKLIERKDNGMIKVITGIRRCGKSFLLFTIFKRYLLENGVDTDHIIEIALDGIENEELRDPKVCFKYIKDSMKDDDKYYLLLDEVQFMPRFEEVLNSLLRMSNVDVYVTGSNSKFLSSDIVTEFRGRGDEIKIYPLSFAEFYSAYDGDYDDAWDDYMIFGGLPQIMSFPSEQQKAEYLKNIFSNVYLKDVIERNKIQSVDEIGVLVDILASAIGAPTNPSKIANTFASERQMTYTNKTISNHIDHLTEAFLISKANRYDIKGRKYIGANLKYYFTDLGLRNARLNFRQQEPTHIMENIVYNELLIRGYNVDVGVVEIFDNNKEGKRIHKQLEVDFVVNQGNQRYYIQVVYDMASKEKQIQEFNSLRNIPDSFKKIVIVNGTKKPWHNDEGFVIMGMKYFLLNENSLEF
- a CDS encoding peptide deformylase, whose translation is MICEIVTDPILLSRISRPAQEQDFNIARDLRDTLMAHADHCVGMAANMIGRPVRVIAILLEGQPVVMINPQLIKTSGKKYTAEEGCLSLKGVRQAQRFEKIQLQYQDEQGRQKQRTFSGFPAQIIQHELDHLEGIII
- a CDS encoding DUF3795 domain-containing protein, whose protein sequence is MKGKERKYPMFSLCGLVCGCCTLYLGGHCPGCGAPGKSRCGLLKCAEEQGNLEYCCQCQNYPCEKMACTEDTVSFVTCRHRLKDLDELKQLGASAFEEQMEKKRTILEDLLEHYNDGRRKSFYCLAVTLLPLADLQVCMSQLANASLTSVQEKAKLAVDLFQQAAEKHSILLKRNIKKPARG
- a CDS encoding MGMT family protein yields the protein MTMNEDFDALVLAVISEIPYGQVASYSQIAELAGYPKHARHVGKACSHSHFYGDFPCHRVVNSQGRTAPDWDQQRSLLEAEGVEFKPNGCVDMRRYQWKLR
- a CDS encoding LysR family transcriptional regulator — encoded protein: MTIRQMKVFRIIVEQGGITRAAKALYMSQPAVSHVVVELEEQLGYTLLDRIGRRCTVNERGMQLYHKIVQVLEAIEDLEQSTAGIEKQALLRIGSSITIANMWLPSLIQQFRTLCPQTPVQVQVDRASEIIRKVLANEVDIGFTEGVCEEDSLFKLPFSRYRLSFVCRHDLPAAKLKTLSLDQLQAQNWLLREPGSAIRDSLDSALRLHQLQIKPTWESVNSQALKQAALAGLGIALLPEEMVQKPLQTGKLVEVQIEGIELENQNWMILHRDKFESEAIRCWKQLIRQTGREHDDE
- a CDS encoding chromate transporter, with product MHSWKTVFWLFGVNFYISMFTFGGGYIVIPMIRKIFVQQKQLFTEAELLEMAAIAQSSPGAIAVNLSVLAGRRTYGLAGAWISALGAVLPSFLILALISSCYDAFRTQPLINACLKGMEAGVAALIVELVADMSAAIFRQKQKLPRVILPVTFLCAFVLEIPAMTLLLFWCCVSLGLSIIRHWKGDLI
- a CDS encoding chromate transporter, which produces MSLILDLFLTFLKIGLFSIGGGYATLPLIQQQAVVVHPWLTLQEFTDIITISQMTPGPLAVNTSTFVGMRLAGMAGAAAATGGCVLCGIGISLALQHFFRRNQNQRAVLQLLETLKSASVGLIAASAATIIMIALFGVSSWKQTLHFNPSAFLLFLLALISIQKWKLGPMPILILSALAGCFFYL